In a genomic window of Procambarus clarkii isolate CNS0578487 chromosome 12, FALCON_Pclarkii_2.0, whole genome shotgun sequence:
- the LOC123772958 gene encoding uncharacterized protein PF3D7_1120000-like gives MRDWRKRSCSTEQGIPQLSKEQGIPQLSKEQGISQLSKEQGIPQLSKEQGIPQLSKEQGIPQLSKEQGIPQLSKEQGISQLSKEQGIPQLSKEQGIPQLSKEQGIPQLSKEQEISQLSEEQEISQLSEEQEISQLSEDQGIPQLYKEEEKGPETKGKMSKAYPEEGDEDDELEEIDGTQVEKEKNKEKLNTNVGDKWMEEEDKWMEEEEKKEIVKNEVKNEEGVREREEIEQMMEEVEEIEAVKEKKIERKLEENVQEIEEMKEEEIEEMKEEEIDDMKEEEIEDMKEEEIEDMKEEEIEDIKEEIEEIQIKEETRET, from the exons ATGAGAGACTGGAGGAAGAGATCCTGCAGTACT GAGCAGGGGATCCCTCAGTTATCCAAGGAGCAGGGGATCCCTCAGTTATCCAAGGAGCAGGGGATCTCTCAGTTATCCAAGGAGCAGGGGATCCCTCAGTTATCCAAGGAGCAGGGGATCCCTCAGTTATCCAAGGAGCAGGGGATCCCTCAGTTATCCAAGGAGCAGGGGATCCCTCAGTTATCCAAGGAGCAGGGGATCTCTCAGTTGTCCAAGGAGCAGGGGATCCCTCAGTTATCCAAGGAGCAGGGGATCCCTCAGTTATCAAAGGAGCAGGGGATCCCTCAGTTATCCAAGGAGCAGGAAATCTCTCAGTTGTCCGAGGAGCAGGAAATCTCTCAGTTGTCCGAGGAGCAGGAAATCTCTCAGTTGTCCGAGGATCAGGGGATCCCTCAGTTGTataaggaggaggaaaagggacCAGAGACAAAAGGCAAAATGTCCAAGGCATATCCAGAGGAGGGAGATGAAGATGATGAACTCGAGGAAATAGATGGCACTCAAGTAGAAAAGGAAAAGAATAAGGAAAAACTAAACACTAACGTGGGAGATAAATGGATGGAAGAGGAAGATAAATggatggaagaggaagagaaaaagGAGATAGTAAAGAATGAAGTGAAAAATGAGGAGGGGGTGCGTGAGAGAGAAGAGATAGAACAAATGATGGAGGAAGTAGAAGAAATAGAGGCAGTGAAGGAAAAGAAGATTGAGAGAAAACTAGAGGAGAATGTACAGGAAATAGAAGAAATGAAAGAAGAGGAAATAGAAGAAATGAAAGAAGAGGAAATAGACGACATGAAGGAAGAGGAAATAGAAGACATGAAAGAAGAGGAAATAGAAGACATGAAAGAAGAGGAAATAGAAGACATAAAAGAGGAGATAGAGGAAATACAAATAAAAGAAGAAACAAGAGAAACCTAA